One window of Salegentibacter sp. Hel_I_6 genomic DNA carries:
- a CDS encoding YicC/YloC family endoribonuclease → MIQSMTGFGKSITQLPSKKVTVEIKSLNSKNLDVNARIPSQYREKELQLRNTISKSLTRGKVDFSLFVEITGEETTASVNRGVVKNYMQQLKSIVEGDETELLKMAVRMPDAVTTEREEIDESEFKAIETAVIEALEEITQFRKDEGEALEKDLKLRVNNIEALLKQVIRIDPERVDAVKERLRKGVADLKENVDENRFEQELVYYIEKFDITEEKVRLENHLAYFNESINSPDSNGRKLGFISQEMGREINTIGSKSNYAPMQQLVVQMKDELEKIKEQLLNVL, encoded by the coding sequence ATGATTCAGTCAATGACAGGTTTTGGGAAAAGCATAACGCAGCTTCCATCCAAAAAAGTTACCGTAGAGATCAAGTCGCTTAACAGCAAAAACCTTGATGTAAACGCCAGGATTCCTTCGCAGTACCGCGAAAAAGAACTTCAACTAAGAAACACAATTTCAAAATCGCTCACTCGAGGAAAAGTGGATTTCTCCCTTTTTGTCGAGATCACCGGCGAAGAAACTACCGCTTCTGTTAACCGGGGCGTGGTGAAAAATTACATGCAGCAGTTGAAAAGTATTGTTGAAGGCGATGAGACCGAATTGCTGAAAATGGCAGTAAGAATGCCTGATGCTGTTACCACCGAACGTGAAGAAATAGACGAATCTGAATTTAAAGCAATTGAGACGGCGGTGATTGAAGCACTTGAAGAAATCACCCAGTTTAGAAAAGATGAAGGCGAAGCATTAGAGAAGGATCTTAAGCTTAGGGTGAATAACATTGAAGCCTTACTTAAGCAAGTGATTAGAATAGATCCTGAACGTGTAGATGCTGTGAAGGAACGCCTTAGAAAAGGTGTAGCTGATCTTAAAGAGAATGTAGACGAAAACCGTTTTGAACAGGAATTGGTCTATTATATTGAAAAATTTGATATTACAGAAGAAAAAGTAAGGCTGGAGAATCATCTTGCTTATTTTAACGAAAGCATAAATTCTCCCGATTCTAACGGAAGAAAGCTAGGTTTTATCTCCCAGGAAATGGGTCGTGAAATCAACACAATTGGTAGTAAATCTAACTACGCTCCTATGCAACAATTGGTGGTGCAAATGAAGGACGAGCTGGAAAAAATAAAAGAACAACTATTAAACGTACTTTAA
- the nadD gene encoding nicotinate (nicotinamide) nucleotide adenylyltransferase has product MNRKVGLFFGTFNPIHIGHLIIANHMAEFSDLDEVWLVVTPHNPHKNKNTLLENHHRLEMVYKACEGYEHLKPSNAEFSLPQPNYTSTTLVHLQEKYPTNEFCPIMGEDNLKTFHKWKNYEVILENYEIYVYPRISGGKVENEFKDHLKIKRVAAPVVEISSTFIRKSVKEGKFIKPMLPDAVWEYIKLMNFFK; this is encoded by the coding sequence ATGAACAGAAAAGTCGGATTGTTTTTTGGGACTTTCAACCCTATTCATATTGGGCATCTTATCATTGCCAACCATATGGCCGAGTTTTCTGATTTAGATGAAGTATGGCTGGTGGTCACTCCGCATAATCCGCATAAAAATAAAAATACACTTTTAGAAAATCATCACAGGCTGGAAATGGTATACAAAGCTTGTGAAGGCTATGAGCATTTAAAGCCTTCTAATGCTGAATTTAGCCTACCACAGCCCAACTATACCAGCACTACTTTGGTGCATCTTCAGGAGAAATATCCTACCAATGAATTTTGCCCAATTATGGGAGAAGACAACCTGAAAACTTTCCATAAGTGGAAGAATTACGAGGTGATCTTAGAAAACTATGAAATATACGTGTATCCCAGAATTTCTGGTGGCAAGGTTGAAAATGAATTTAAAGATCATCTTAAAATTAAACGGGTAGCAGCGCCGGTGGTAGAGATTTCATCTACATTCATTAGAAAATCTGTAAAGGAGGGGAAATTTATAAAACCTATGCTACCTGACGCGGTTTGGGAGTATATTAAACTGATGAATTTTTTTAAATAG
- the pheS gene encoding phenylalanine--tRNA ligase subunit alpha: MIDKIKQHIAEVEAFKTESAKEVEAFRIKYLGKKGILNDFFASFKEVPNEQKKEFGQAVNSLKKASEAKVAELKENLESKQEEKGIYGDLSRPGEPIEIGSRHPISIVKNQIIEIFSNIGFNVSEGPEMEDDWHNFTALNLPEYHPARDMQDTFFIQTDPDILLRTHTSSVQVRYMENNKPPIRTISPGRVFRNEAISARSHCIFHQVEGLYIDKNVSFADLKQTLLYFTKQLFGKSKIRLRPSYFPFTEPSAEVDIYWGLETETDYRITKGTGWLEIMGCGMVDPNVLRNCNIDPTEYSGFAFGMGIERIAMLLYQIGDIRMFYENDLRFLEQFKSSF; encoded by the coding sequence ATGATAGATAAAATTAAGCAACATATAGCTGAAGTAGAAGCTTTTAAAACCGAATCGGCTAAAGAAGTAGAAGCCTTTAGAATAAAATATCTTGGTAAAAAAGGAATTTTAAACGATTTCTTCGCTTCTTTTAAAGAAGTGCCTAACGAGCAGAAAAAGGAGTTCGGGCAGGCGGTGAATTCACTAAAAAAAGCTTCTGAAGCAAAAGTTGCTGAACTTAAAGAAAACCTGGAAAGTAAACAGGAAGAAAAAGGAATTTATGGCGACCTTTCAAGACCGGGAGAACCAATCGAGATTGGTTCACGTCATCCTATTTCTATCGTGAAAAACCAGATTATCGAGATCTTTTCTAACATTGGTTTCAATGTTTCTGAAGGCCCGGAAATGGAAGACGACTGGCATAATTTTACTGCCCTTAATCTGCCGGAATATCACCCGGCGAGAGATATGCAGGATACCTTTTTCATTCAGACAGATCCCGACATTTTATTGCGTACCCATACTTCTTCGGTACAGGTGCGGTATATGGAAAATAACAAACCGCCAATTAGAACAATTTCTCCAGGAAGGGTTTTTAGAAATGAAGCAATTTCTGCGCGTTCCCATTGTATTTTCCACCAGGTAGAAGGACTTTATATTGATAAGAATGTCAGTTTTGCAGACCTTAAACAAACTTTGCTTTACTTTACAAAACAGTTATTTGGAAAATCTAAAATAAGGCTTAGACCTTCTTATTTTCCGTTTACCGAGCCAAGTGCTGAAGTTGATATTTACTGGGGTCTGGAAACTGAAACCGATTACCGAATAACAAAAGGAACCGGGTGGCTTGAAATAATGGGCTGTGGGATGGTAGATCCTAATGTGCTTAGAAATTGTAATATTGATCCTACTGAATATTCAGGTTTTGCCTTTGGGATGGGAATAGAGCGTATTGCGATGTTATTATACCAAATTGGAGATATTAGAATGTTCTATGAGAACGATCTAAGATTTCTAGAGCAGTTTAAATCTTCGTTTTAA
- the lysM gene encoding peptidoglycan-binding protein LysM has translation MGIFSFIKDAGEKLFGKDKEKEEENIEITEAKKEIIRKENAKASQRLLDTIKGLGLTVENPVIDIEGNTAIIYGLADTQAVREKIVLVVGNSEGIAKVDDRLAVKIESPEAGFHTVERGENLSKIAKEHYGDANKYTMIFEANKPMLKDPDRIYPGQVLRIPRLEQK, from the coding sequence ATGGGAATATTTTCATTTATAAAGGATGCCGGAGAAAAACTCTTTGGTAAGGATAAAGAAAAAGAAGAAGAGAATATAGAAATCACTGAAGCGAAAAAGGAAATTATAAGAAAAGAGAATGCTAAAGCTTCTCAAAGATTGCTGGACACTATAAAAGGGCTTGGCTTAACCGTAGAAAATCCGGTAATTGACATTGAAGGAAACACAGCAATAATTTATGGTCTTGCCGATACTCAGGCGGTACGAGAAAAAATAGTGCTTGTAGTTGGTAATTCTGAAGGAATTGCTAAGGTAGATGATAGGTTAGCCGTTAAAATTGAATCTCCTGAAGCCGGTTTTCATACGGTAGAACGAGGTGAAAATTTAAGCAAGATCGCCAAAGAGCATTATGGTGATGCAAATAAGTATACAATGATCTTTGAAGCCAATAAACCAATGCTTAAAGATCCAGATAGAATATATCCCGGGCAGGTTTTACGAATTCCCCGCCTGGAGCAGAAATAA
- a CDS encoding thioesterase family protein, with protein sequence MYTKEFEIRWSDIDANRHLANTAYVNFMSHTRMAFLMENGFGQKELAKNNIGPVVFYEHIYYFKEVFAGKPIKVTLQLKGLAEDGMYFEFLHNFYDEKGRNFASCEMMGAWIDLKERKLTKLPKVLRDNLDSLSHTDDFKILSKEDTRKFGKRPQHMEPEKLGF encoded by the coding sequence ATGTATACCAAAGAATTTGAGATTCGTTGGAGTGATATAGACGCCAACAGGCATTTAGCCAATACAGCTTACGTGAATTTTATGAGCCATACCCGAATGGCATTTTTAATGGAAAATGGATTTGGACAAAAAGAACTGGCAAAAAACAATATAGGGCCTGTGGTATTTTATGAGCATATTTATTATTTTAAAGAAGTTTTTGCCGGGAAACCTATTAAAGTAACACTGCAATTAAAAGGGCTTGCGGAAGACGGAATGTATTTTGAGTTTCTACATAATTTTTATGATGAAAAAGGCCGAAACTTTGCCAGTTGTGAAATGATGGGCGCCTGGATTGATTTAAAAGAAAGAAAACTTACCAAACTGCCAAAAGTCTTGCGAGATAATTTAGACAGCTTAAGTCATACCGATGATTTTAAGATTTTAAGCAAAGAAGACACCAGGAAATTTGGTAAACGTCCACAACATATGGAACCGGAAAAGTTAGGATTTTAG
- a CDS encoding YheT family hydrolase has protein sequence MPLIKTKYKAPAFFRNAHISSIYAATLRKVDFSFICQNRIELSDGDFLDLERSFYSPQNNKIIILLHGLAGNANRPYMLGMAKKFKAKGWDVASMNFRSCSGEMNRLYRSYHAGAIEDLEAIIAHLQRENKYSEIGLVGFSLGGNLMMKYLGEQNNIPSEIKSAVAISTPCDLGASLKELDKTHNFLYSKRFIKNLKKELQLRQTHFPSEISKEEITQCNSLLAIDELYTSKAHGFKNASDYYKKCSCIGFLPNIKIPTLLLNAKNDSFLSPNSYPVELAKNSKFLHLEIPKHGGHVGFIQHKNAYYQEERTLEFITQERSRILESIK, from the coding sequence ATGCCATTGATAAAAACCAAATATAAAGCCCCGGCTTTTTTTAGAAACGCTCATATATCAAGTATCTATGCTGCTACTTTGCGAAAAGTAGATTTTAGTTTTATTTGCCAAAACCGTATTGAACTAAGCGATGGTGATTTTCTAGATTTAGAACGCAGTTTTTATTCCCCACAAAATAACAAGATTATAATTTTGCTTCACGGCCTGGCAGGAAACGCCAACCGGCCTTACATGTTGGGAATGGCAAAAAAATTTAAGGCAAAAGGCTGGGATGTTGCCTCTATGAACTTTAGAAGCTGCAGTGGTGAGATGAACAGGCTTTATCGCAGTTATCACGCAGGTGCTATCGAAGATCTGGAAGCGATAATCGCCCATTTACAGCGAGAAAATAAATATTCTGAAATTGGATTGGTGGGTTTTAGTCTTGGTGGGAATCTCATGATGAAATATTTAGGGGAACAGAATAATATCCCTTCAGAAATTAAATCGGCAGTGGCTATTTCTACACCTTGCGATCTTGGTGCTTCTTTAAAGGAACTCGATAAAACCCATAATTTCCTTTATTCAAAACGTTTTATTAAGAATCTGAAGAAAGAATTACAACTTAGGCAAACTCATTTTCCATCAGAAATTAGCAAGGAGGAAATCACACAATGCAATTCTCTACTGGCTATAGATGAACTATATACAAGCAAGGCGCATGGATTTAAAAATGCATCAGACTATTACAAAAAATGTAGCTGCATTGGATTTCTGCCTAATATTAAAATTCCCACGCTACTGCTAAATGCAAAAAATGATTCTTTTCTTTCGCCAAATTCTTATCCGGTAGAGCTCGCAAAAAATTCCAAATTTCTTCATCTTGAAATTCCAAAACACGGTGGCCACGTAGGCTTTATTCAGCATAAAAATGCTTATTACCAAGAAGAACGCACCCTGGAATTTATAACGCAAGAGAGATCGAGAATTTTAGAATCTATAAAATAG
- a CDS encoding NAD(P)H-dependent glycerol-3-phosphate dehydrogenase translates to MDNSPKFAVIGGGSWATAIVKMLSENLSTIHWYMRSTYAIEHIRKQDHNPNYLSSVEFDVNQLELSNDLNKTIAAADYIIFAIPSAFLKRELDALTVSLEDKVIFSAIKGIVPESSLIVGEHFEEYHHVPADNIGVITGPCHAEEVALERLSYLTIACTDEEKAKVVAKNLESEYIKCKISDDVTGTEYAAMLKNIYAIAAGIAHGLGYGDNFQSVLMSNAIKEMKRFIKKVHKMKRNINDSAYLGDLLVTGYSVFSRNRMFGNMIGKGYTVKSAQMEMSMVAEGYYATESAYKINKDKGAKTPIINAVYGILYEGKNPKKVINKLAEKLT, encoded by the coding sequence ATGGATAATTCTCCAAAATTTGCCGTGATTGGCGGAGGTAGCTGGGCTACCGCAATCGTAAAAATGTTAAGTGAAAATCTAAGTACCATTCATTGGTATATGCGTAGCACTTACGCCATAGAGCATATTAGAAAGCAGGATCATAATCCTAATTACCTGAGCTCGGTAGAATTTGATGTAAATCAATTAGAACTAAGCAATGATCTTAATAAAACAATTGCAGCTGCCGATTATATTATTTTCGCTATCCCCTCGGCGTTTTTAAAGCGTGAATTAGATGCTTTAACGGTTTCGCTAGAGGATAAGGTTATCTTCTCAGCAATTAAAGGAATTGTGCCGGAAAGCAGCCTTATTGTAGGCGAACATTTTGAAGAATACCATCACGTGCCCGCCGATAATATTGGAGTAATTACAGGCCCTTGTCACGCTGAAGAAGTAGCCCTGGAAAGACTTTCCTACCTTACCATTGCCTGTACCGATGAGGAAAAGGCAAAAGTTGTGGCGAAAAACCTGGAGAGTGAATACATTAAATGCAAAATAAGCGATGATGTAACAGGAACCGAATATGCAGCAATGCTTAAGAATATCTACGCTATAGCCGCCGGAATTGCACACGGACTAGGATATGGAGACAACTTCCAGAGTGTGTTAATGAGTAACGCTATTAAGGAAATGAAGCGTTTTATCAAAAAAGTGCATAAGATGAAGCGTAACATCAATGATTCAGCTTACCTGGGAGATCTATTAGTAACAGGATATTCAGTATTTAGCCGAAACCGTATGTTTGGAAATATGATTGGTAAAGGCTACACCGTAAAAAGCGCTCAAATGGAAATGAGTATGGTTGCCGAAGGTTATTATGCTACCGAAAGTGCCTATAAAATAAATAAAGATAAAGGCGCCAAAACCCCAATAATCAATGCTGTTTATGGAATTCTTTATGAAGGGAAAAATCCGAAAAAGGTGATTAATAAACTTGCAGAAAAGCTTACCTAA
- the gmk gene encoding guanylate kinase, which produces MSDGKLIVFSAPSGSGKTTIVQHLLKHKELNLEFSTSATSRAPRGEEKDGQHYYFLSLEDFKKKIKNDEFLEWEEVYRDNFYGTLKSEVERIWSHGKNVIFDIDVVGGLDIKNIYPEKTLAVFVKPPSIEELKIRLKKRKTETDDKISMRVAKASIELATAPQFDFIIENHHLDTALQEAYDLVASYLGAEKKNDIS; this is translated from the coding sequence ATGAGCGATGGTAAACTTATCGTCTTCTCGGCACCATCTGGATCGGGAAAAACAACGATAGTCCAACATTTATTGAAACATAAAGAACTAAACCTTGAATTTTCGACCTCGGCTACTTCACGAGCACCAAGAGGCGAAGAAAAAGACGGGCAGCATTATTACTTTCTTTCTTTAGAAGATTTCAAAAAGAAGATAAAAAACGACGAATTCCTGGAATGGGAAGAGGTATATCGCGATAATTTTTACGGAACTTTAAAAAGCGAAGTAGAACGCATTTGGTCTCACGGAAAAAATGTGATTTTTGATATTGATGTTGTAGGCGGGCTGGATATTAAGAATATTTATCCCGAAAAAACCCTGGCTGTATTTGTAAAACCTCCAAGTATTGAAGAATTAAAAATTCGCTTAAAAAAGCGAAAAACAGAAACCGATGATAAGATAAGTATGCGTGTTGCGAAAGCTTCTATTGAACTTGCAACGGCTCCGCAATTTGATTTTATTATTGAAAACCATCATTTGGATACCGCACTTCAGGAAGCTTATGACCTTGTGGCAAGCTATTTGGGTGCAGAAAAAAAGAATGATATAAGCTGA